One Pomacea canaliculata isolate SZHN2017 linkage group LG1, ASM307304v1, whole genome shotgun sequence genomic window, tAACAGGGAAGAGACAGGCGCAGACATCAACGACGGAAAGTGTACGAGTGAACTGCTATCTGTGTATAATGATTATTTCTCAATTCCTCTAAATGGGCGAATAAACAAGCGTCCAACAAATGTGTCTAAAAGTGCCATAATTAATGGGTAAAACCCCTTTGCTTGAATCCCAGAATTAATTGCTCATTCATATAATAACCATGGTATATCAACTTAGTAACTGCTCAGCTAATGGCATCACGATTCCAGATACGACTCTGGACACAAACTGTTAACGAATGTAACAGACAACAAGCATCAGCCTTTAAAGGTTAATCACTGCtgctcctccctcctcctcaccCCCACTACTGTCTAAGCACTTGGACCCATTTGAGGCCTGAGTCACTGGAAGGGTAAATGCGTCCTCGCATGTGccacaaaatgtcagaaaaaagcGATAGGAAGATAACACAACATTCAGTAGAAGTCATCAAACATCGGCAAATGATGGAGAAAAATCTATAATAAAAAAccaattttaataataataactactTAAAGAACGCCATCAAACACTGAAGTAAATCATTTCAATGAAAAGAATCAGGTTTGCCGTTAGTGGGTTTGTATTTAGTTTGCCCCTCATAGTCGGTTTTAAAAGCGAAGCTGGAAGAATACGGAACATGACTACAGGTAGGTTAATTGTGTGCAGTATATGTGCCATAAAACACCTGATCAACATTAAGTGCATTCAGATGAAACATGTATTATAGTGGAATGAGTCACAggacaaaactaaaataacaaaGAGATCTTCAAAAGAACACACCTCGTCATGCATGACAGCTGTACAAATGACAATTCCATAACAACTATTGTCAATACAAAGAAAGTAGCCCTGAAACTACTGAACAACAAAGTCTGTTCTTGTTTCCTCTATTTCCCTTTTGCACAGGGGAAGTAATCCCTGATCGTAAGCGTCCAGTTAGGTGTCTACCACTTTACAAATGACCGCAAACGTAGAGAAACAGTTGTAGCCTACTTTCACAGCCATTTTGggtgtagttttgttttgtttttatatttttctctctttttttttttttttttttttttttttttgtaaatccacAACCCTCTTGACAAGAGGCCATGCAGAAATGCAACAACATCTTACAAATGCCAGTTAGAGGGGGTGAGGAGGTTATAAAATCGTCATCGATGTCATTAAGAGCTGACGAATAGTTGCGACACAATGTGAAGAATACTGTCTATTCTGTTTTAGTACAGTGACCTTAGAACAGTGAGATTTACAGGATTTCTTGGAAAGTATACACAACCACCTATCAGCACAACACTTTCTTTTACCTCAACCAAACTATTCGCCCAGTAGCTTTCTCCTCATCTCACAAAACCATCCTTGCGATTTGTTCGAATCACAGTAATGAGAACATTCGAAGGTAGTACTATGAACAGCTTCTTGCATCAAACAGCTAATTAAAAATGGCTATGGAGTTAGCTGTTATTTGCCTCGATAATGAGATATTTAGCATGTGAATGGGAACAGTTTTGGAAGATGAAGGGGACACACTATAAGCATGCTACATCCACCATTACAACAACTGGGGATTTTCAACAATTGGTTGGCACAACCTCTTTGTAAAGATCATTTTGCTTTCCAGTTTGTCTGCAGTGCTTTTAATATACACCGGATAATAATgtaaagtttagttttagtaTGTACAAATGTCTTACAATTTCACAAGCTATTTTTCCGAatgtaaataattcaaaaaaaaaaggtccttGGACTGTAGACACAACGTAGCAAACACAGTTACAGGTCCATGCGATTAGCAGAAGGAAAGCTTCAAAATAACTGACCTTCAAACATGGgaacaaatgtaacaaaacaacaaataaaaaagtaaaaacaattatcTCCCTCTTCATGCCTTAAATCCTGATGTCTAAGAAAGGATAGCTTAGGTAGTTGTCTTTTGCCAAGCCATAAGCAATGGGCAAAAGGATTTCCTGAGCTGCAGAACAAAAGTATCTTTGGTCTGTAGAAAAGTGGCTTCTTATTTAAATCGGGCGATTGTACATGTCGTCCAACGTGAATGACTTTGCTAATATAAGGGAGACAACGCAAAGATTTTAAATTACCTTACCACAACTATATGCTAAGCTCCAACAACTATgtactaaacaacaacaacaacagcaacagcaacaagatttgtttgttttaaagacatCAAATATTGTGCTACGAAAACCCTGTCAAAGTCCACTGAAATGTTGAGCTCTTGTGTTCATCAGTCTCTGTAGAAGTGATGCTGGACCCAGGCTCAGTCtctgtctcattctctctcattgCCGGAACTCCCCGGACTTCCGTTGACCTCTGAAgtgacttttctctccagcgtGTTAGGTGACCCTGTCTTGGGCGTGCTGCTGGCAGAAGACGACTTGGAAGACGAGATCCTTGTCCTGGCACTGGGAGGAACTTTGACCCCCACTTTTTTGAAAACCCTGTCGCTGACGTAGGCGGGGCAGTTGCTGAGGACGAGGGAGCGGAGGTACGAACGCCAGTAAGGCACGTAACGGTGACGTGGCTTCTCCGAACACACGGCCGTCACCATCAGATCCACAACCTCCTCTACATTGGGTCGTGCTCGCTTCATCTGCTCGGAGATGTTGCGCAGGAAGGCGTTGAAGTACTCCTCCCCGTAGTCGGCTCTGATGTCGGTAGGAGTCTCGGCCCACGACTTCCGGTTGAGGTCGATGAGATACTGTTCCTGGGTGATGGGTGTCCTGGAAAAACGAAAGGTACGGTTCTAGAGAAGCAGCAATGCCtcaaaaaatgaagaatttcATAAGATGGATATTAATTTTGCACAAACTTTAATACTTCCAGTTCAGGTCGATTCAACACTTTCTGGATAATTGATGTCATGCCAAAGTCAAGCGTTTAACGGACAGTAACATCTAGATGGCAGAAGAATCATCAGTGCCTTAATAGCCAATCAAAAGGAGGGTATCATGGAGCCTTTATCCTTTTTGTAAGTCCTACAAGTCTTTCCTATAAACCTCTCTGTCTGGTCCGGTCAAGAGCGGTTTCCACGTAGTCTATCCATTGGGACCTACAGGGGTCTGATTTGTCAGATTTGTTATTAAGGTCTGGAAACCCCTTCATAGTCTAACagtaacactttttaaataactAGGATGAGCTCAGTTCAAACCGCTCTTTCCCGAAATCTGATATAATACGCTTTCTAcattctgttctcgagataaacACATCGCCAGGCACAGAAAGCGGACGAGGCAATGAGGTCACAGATGTGCACGACAAGCCTAATTAAAGGATGCTCCTAGTTTTCCTCGCATAGTcttaacaataaaatcatattttaataCATCCATGATGTCAGGAAtttgtctttatctttatttaccTGTAGAGTCCAGGCTCTATGGTGACCACAGACACATCAAACTTGGCCATCTCTTGGCGCAGGGCGTCAGAAAAGGCGATACACGCTTTCTTGGACATGGAGTAGGCAGCAAAGGCTGGAAGCGTGAAGCGACCTGTAcacagattatttatttattgcttctgGACTAGCTGTTCTAAGTCATCCATTTGCAGATAACGAAGTCTCGGGAAAAGTCTAGACATGCCTACAATCAAACCTGTTACTGTGTGAAATACGGTTAAACTACAAAAGCAGGCATCACGCCTCCCTCACCACAGTCTGAGAGGATCATATAGGTTTACATTTTCTAACATCACTTCCTGTCTAAAAAGGATACTTCCTAGGAGCATTAAGTAaacccagaaaaataaaaaaagcgcAGACATAATTTTTTGGAAGCACTCAAGAAACAGCGGATTTCAGGTATTTCTCTCTTCAAGTAATTACTGTCACAGGTGCTAAGCTAGTCATGCTATAGGCAGTGAAATCGTGTGAAACCGCATTTTCCTGGCAGACTGCCAGCTGTCTGGAATGATTGCAAAACAACCCGTGCACCTTCCATCCATTCTTGACCTCCTTGTGTTTATGTAGTAGCGCCTGAGGCTTTTTCTCTGCGTGCTTACAGACTTTGAAGAGGTGTCCGGATACGGCCCCACTTGATCATTCAGAAGACCATGTGAAAAGAAACTCGGATTTTCTTGTTAGTCTTTGCCGATATGTATAACACCTCAGTGGATGTAAGAAAGTAGTCATGAGGGGAAATCCggtgaataataaaaaagagtGAGCCGTGTTTAACGACCACCGAGATTCGTTATCAATGCACattatgagagagaaaggactGGATTGCAGGATTTGTGATTAAtgattttcctgtttttctttcggCAAAATTTCTTGTATATGCTACCAGGCTACCTCTTCTTATCTTCCACTCTACATCTTCTCtcctaaaaaatgaaaacagaatcaCAATCTGGGTAGTCAACACAACTGGTCCACCATTTCCAGACCAATGTTCTGTGAGAAAAGAATTCCACCCTCCTTTCCGTACATGGATAGCTTTAGGATGATGCTACTTCTGTTTCAGGGCTACAGCCCCAGACCACAGAGGCTTCTATAGTCTCTTCTTAGCCATCTGAAACTTCGACATAGTGGTCAGCTTCAGAACAACTTAagccaaacatttatttatgttttatttggcTGTCGTAAACAGCATGATGCTAAGTCTTGAGAGTGCCAGATATATAACAGGCATCCTTGGTTCGATGAACCCacggggttgtttttttttttttttttttacaaaactgaGATGGCAGTATTCAAATGACCTGGCTTTAGGCAAGAGTGACAAACACGAGAGCATAAATAGAGCACTCGGGTGTCAGATAACCGTATGTATTTCATGTGGGTGGCAATCAAACAAAAGACACAGTCATGAAAGGGTTAGCTTTTGTGTGATGGTCGCATACGTAACATACCATCGAGACAGGTGCATTCACAATGTGGAACATTCCAGTGAAAGCAAGTTTGGTGGTGATGACAAATTCTaaaggttttaattatttacGTGAGTGAAAACATGTCTATCGTCTGTGACATGACATGCATAGCTGATGCTCCATAGTGTCAATAGCGAAACATTCAGAATCTTGTGTTGTGAATGAGTTGCAGTCAGCGGGGTGTGAAATGTTTTCAGCTTTCAGTCAGTGCAGCCTGTCCCCAATTAGCTGCAATGTTGTCACTTCTAAATTAGTTTTCTGCTTGGCTGTCAATTAGTTGCACTCATTACTGTTTTAAATTACCTGCATCTGTGGTAATTGTGAGGGATGAATAAGTAGCAGTCGTCATTGTCTGCTCTGAATTACACGAAGCCAGTCTTGTCTCCTCTCCATTTGTTGAACTGTTTTCAGCTCTGTATTAGTAGCAGTCAGTATTTGCTCTAAATTAACCCGCAGCATTTTAAATTCTAAATTATCTACAATAATTTGTGTGTCGTCACACGACTCAGCTGTGCGCGTTGTGACGTAATATACGCGTGCGCCGTCACTTGACCTCGCTATGTGCGTGCGCTCTCTTGTGACGTTAGACGCGCGTGTAATGTCACTTGACGTGCGTGTGTGCTCTGTTGTGACGTAGTATGCGCGTGTGACGTACCTGCTAGGCTGGCGACGTTGATGACGCGGCCTTTTGACTGCCGGAGGAGAGGCAGGAAGGCCTTGGTGACGCGCACCACGCCCAGGACGTTGACGTCCATGATCTTCTGGAAGTGGTCCACGGCGCACCACTCGATCTCCGTGAACGTGGCGATGCCTGCGTTGTTCACCACGGCCCACAGACCTGTGAACAGAGAGGTGACAAAGGTGTTCATGACAGCGAAGAGACCTGTGAACAGAGAGGTGACAAAGGTGTTCATGACAGCGAAGAGACCTGTGAACAGAGAGGTGACAAAGGTGTTCATGACAGCGAAGAGACCTGTGAACAGAGAGGTGACAAAGGTGTTCATGACAGCGAAGAGACCTGTGAACAGAGAGGTGACAAAGGTGTTCATGACAGCGAAGAGACCTGTGAACAGAGAGGTGACAAAGGTGTTCATGACAGCAAGGAGACCTGTGAACAGAGAGGTGACAGTGTTCATGACAGCAAGGAGACATGTGAACGGAATGGTGACAAAAACGTTCAGGAGAGCCCAGCAGACCTTGAACAAAGTCCAGAAACTTGACAAGACGGTGACACACGTGTTTACTGCGGGGTGAGTGGTGAATAGTAAAAGCGCagaagacagagggagagagaattaCTGGAGAAATTACGATTTTGAACACTTTGTGCGGATTAGGAGAAAGAGTCACGTCAAAGaacttgaaaaataacaaatgtcaAAGCTCAGATTCAAAATGACAATGTCCAAAGTCCGGGACCGTTTAAAATGTtccaggtcacgtgatgagaaATCGTCCTGGCATTTTCTCTATTGTCGTACTTCAGAAACGGGGGAAACAcgatatatgtttatatgtaatatgacactttttttaatctagACTCTGACTTCGGTCATTGTCCCAATTCACATGTTGGCCTTGCGTTGTGCGTCTTGCTGTCATGTCAGGTGACCGATACAGTTTGGCGATGACACCCTCAACCTCTCACTCACCGCCCTCCACGATGTTGTCCTTGACCAGCCTGAGGGCGTTGCGCACGTGCCAGTCATCAGTGACGTCAAGCTGCACCACGCGCAGACGACTGGAGCAGGACTTCTGCAGCTGCAGCGCCCCCTCGCGGTCTGGTGCTAGGCAACCGGCAAACACCTGGAACCCCATTGCGTCCAGCTTCTGGGCAAGACTGAAGCCAAAGCCACTGTCGCATCCTGAAAAGTCAAGCATTTGTTAATTAACCATCTCTGCTCGAAACACGTGTTGTCGTCAGCAGCCATCTTGTCGCTCCGTGTTAAAGGTTGCACCGACTGGGGATGTTGACAAGGTCAGAGGTAAAGTGTTAATCAGGAAAGTGAACATGCAcgggaaaaaaataatgttcgtACAGCTCTTCCTACAATCAACATCTCTCTCACCGACTATTCAGAAAGGGCAACACACCTAACCCTGAttcagaaacagatttttcacatttctcctttctctctctctctcacacacacatattcatgaCACACATATTCAATAAGCTTTTCttccttcatattttttaaaatcttttttcttttattcttttgtattGTATTTCCTCTCAACCGTTTAAGTTGACCTGTGACTAACTTCTACACACATCTATTAACATTAAGCACTTtacttaaatttatttctgcCGAGGTTTTTATGGCAGCCCCCGACTGTAAACTTCATTCCTCCACCGCTCTTACATTCTGTTTGCAGCTAGTGTTTGTAAGCACCAGTTACTGCACTTGCTCCCCTTGCAGCTCATTTGTTCAAACCTACAGACCTCACCGGCAGGCGGACAGGTGCGCCTAcaaatgttcttgttttttgttgttattatacTTATTGAATAAAAATGTCGGCTGCCATAGTCCCTAGCGCTCCTCCTCATTTCCCTAAAATCCCGATTCTCTCCGTCGTCAACAGTTGTCGCTCGTGGATGCGAACTTCAACAGGTTGCAGTCCCTCGGCGGTTTTGCGGCTGTACATCTCCAATTCTCTTTGGAATTCGCAGGCAGTCATATTCTTAATTGCTTCCTGAAGTGAAGAGCGTGGCACCCCGCCAGACACTTGCACCCGCCAGTACCCGAGATTCCTGAATGGAATATGACATCAGTCTGGGAGGATGAGGCTGCAGACTAGCGGCGACCTGAATGCAGCTACTCAGTCGCTTTCCCCAAACAGATTGGTCCTCTTTGGTTATTTATTCTTACTCTTGCTTCTCTACCCGTATCATCACCCGTAGTTTGTTGcaagtttctgtttttatttctttctcactttaATAAATTACTGCATTCCATATTCCCCTCGTGTTGTAAGTACTGTGTCATAGGCCAAAGATCACACAATGAACCATGCTCGAAACTCTTTCGGAAAGGGTTATATGTCAAAGGGCCATGGAAAAAGTTCAAAGGCAAAGTAGAAAGGAAAGACAATGCTAGCAGAAGTAGACTCTTCATTTGCAGGGGTGGACCATTCAATGTCATGCTTTTCCAGGTCCTAGCGTTCTCGTTCATTAAAGAACacgatattgaaaaaaatgtttttgaatgtgTAAGTATGATCACAAGTGTATGTACTGTTAACACGTTATCTACATTATAAAACCTCCATAGCCATAGTGGAAGGCTGAAACCTTGGCAGATCCATGGTGCAGACAGAAGGGAACATATTCCATCAAAACGTGCAAACAACCCCATCTATTTACATCACTGTAGGTTTATTTGCACATATTGCTCTCACTGCTCCTTTAAGCAAACATTCGTTTGACCCTTCTATATCTACATAATAAAGTGATAAGGTGAGGGGTTAGTCCGTTCTATATATACAGAGATAAAGTGATAAGGAGGGAGGAGTGGGGATTGTAGGAGAagttgagaaaaaaagaggtgCCCGTGCCTGACCAAGCTGACTGTAAGAACAGGTTTTGCTTCTACCCACAGTCTATCCTCAACCCTCTTGTTTGCTTTGACGGCAAGAGCATGGCGAGAACTCCAGTGCtctttctccaccccacccactcctACCCTCCACCCACCGAAAGCAACGGTATGCGGGTAGAAGCCCACCCACAGTTTGTTCTGGCGTTTGACTCGAGACATTCTCAGAAACAAGCAGCTACACATACCCTCCAACTTTATATCCTAAGTGCacacgtctgtctgtctgtctgtctgtctgtctgtctgtctgtctgtctcgcAAACACACTGGTTGCACTGTGCAGACATCATGCACGCACTCAAGCTCAGTGTTTCTGCCTGATGATGCCGCCTGCAAGTCTGTGTAAATACCAGTCTGGGCAGCTGGCGGCTCCATGTGCTGTGTACCCGCTGTTAGGTCGACCACCTCGCTCCCTTGCTTTACTCAAACATTTGTCTAACTCAGGCTCTGCCGAGTGATGGGTGTTGGTGTAAACAAGACGATCAATAGAGCTGTTTACTACATAATGAAACTAATAAGCCTTCTGGTTGTCCTCCACTAAACTGAGTGAATTTGCAGCAATCAGTGTTGATGTTAACCAAGTGGACTAACTCCCTGTCCACTACTTGCAGGCTTTCTCCCCCTCCAACTCCAAAGTCGAGAAGTCACAATGTCTCTAATTAACATTTGTTCCCTTCTATCTCATTAGCTGAAGCTTTCACAAAATTATCCTGGCACTATCCTGTTATCTTGTGCTGTTGATATCTTTCTCTccatggtgatatttgtagccatgtatctcgagaatgaAAGATCATGAGTTTTACTCAATCACTACACACAAAAATTCCGTGATTGGTACAGAATCGTGTACCTTTCCAACTATTTATCATTAGAGCAATTATGTGAAAGTTTCGTTTACAAAAGCATTCTTACTGTCAATAATTATCTACAAATTCCATGACGATGTGGTAATTGCTACATTCCTGACGTCACTAAATTAATTCATTCAGTTAATTACATTATTAAATGTGTAGCTGACAGTTAATGTTATATGGCATGTAATACTTCATGCAGACATAATCATCGAATAACTGTGGTGGAAACTGACTTCAGTAGGAAATGAGTGTCAGCCTGGCAAATAATACTCACGATCTGCAATCTCATGAATACTGATAATA contains:
- the LOC112567999 gene encoding 11-cis retinol dehydrogenase-like: MIARTVAGISVVLATYVMIWRPEPFGRALDSVFVAAVFYLSVAFLSAYLIFGKRPTRFIDPAGKAVVITGCDSGFGFSLAQKLDAMGFQVFAGCLAPDREGALQLQKSCSSRLRVVQLDVTDDWHVRNALRLVKDNIVEGGLWAVVNNAGIATFTEIEWCAVDHFQKIMDVNVLGVVRVTKAFLPLLRQSKGRVINVASLAGRFTLPAFAAYSMSKKACIAFSDALRQEMAKFDVSVVTIEPGLYRTPITQEQYLIDLNRKSWAETPTDIRADYGEEYFNAFLRNISEQMKRARPNVEEVVDLMVTAVCSEKPRHRYVPYWRSYLRSLVLSNCPAYVSDRVFKKVGVKVPPSARTRISSSKSSSASSTPKTGSPNTLERKVTSEVNGSPGSSGNERE